The sequence below is a genomic window from Pseudomonas cannabina.
GCCTCGACCGCCGCCCGACAGTGGTGCACTCCAACATCGGCATGCGCGACGCCTTGCAGATCCGCTACCAGACCGGCAACAAACTGGTGTTGCAGGACGGTAACCAGGTGGTCGGTATTCTGGGCGATACCGAGCTGTACCACGCACTGCTGGGTAAAAATCATGGCTGAGTGAAGCAAGCCTCGAGCTGCAAGCTGTAAGCCTCAAGCTGCAAGCTTGCCGCTCGTAGCTAACAGCTTGTAGCTTGCCCCTGTCCCCTTTATCATCGCGCGCCCTGTTACACCCGGAACCCGGACCTGAAATGAAATCCACCTTGATCGCCGCCGCAGAACTCGATCGCATCGACACCTAGGCCAAGTACTCCAGCCACATGTGCGGTGGCTGCGTGTCCAGTTGCTGCACGTTGCCGGTCGAAGTGAAGATCAAGGACCTGATCCGCATCGGCATCGTCGATGAGTTCGAACGTGGCGATCCGGCGAAGAACATCGCCAAGCGTCTGCAAAAGGAAGGCATCGTCGAGCGCTACAACCAGAAGTCGGAAATCTTTACCTTGCAGCGCATGAGTAACAACGACTGCCTGTACCTGGACCGCAAGAGCCGTCTGTGCACGATCTATGACAAGCGCCCGGACACCTGCCGCAACCACCCGAAGATTGGCCCGCGCCCCGGTTATTGCGCGTACAAACCCAAAGATGTCGTGCGCCAGGAAAGCGGTTCGCTGAAAAACGCCACCAGCGCGCCAGTGCCGAAATTCTGAGAATTTACGGCTGACGCCACGCGTCGACAATCGAACGATTTCAATCAAGCCCCGACCAGGGGCTTTTTTGTGGGCGATGGGAAAGGGCAAGCAGAAATACTCAGAGTGTTAAATTTTGTTAGAAATAAAAATACTTCACATTATTTACCTATTGATTCACTATCGGATTCACAGATCAGAACAATAACGACCGAGCGCTGGCATCACGGTCATCGACACAGACTTTGAGGATTACTGCATGAACACTAAAAATGTTGGCGTTATCGGCCTGGGTGCGATGGGCCTGGGTATTGCCCGCTCGTTGCTGCGTAGCGGCTTCAACGTGCACGCCTGCGATGTGCGCAGCAGCGTGACCGAAGCGTTCGCCCAGGAAGGCGGTGTTGCCTGTGAGTCCCCGGCCGGCATGGCGGCTGCCTGCGACGTGATCATTACCGTCGTGGTCAATGCCGAGCAGACCGAGACCGTCTTGTTCGGTGAAAACGGCGCGGTCGCGGCCCTGCGTCCCGGCAGTCTGGTGATCGGCTGCGCCACCGTCGCGCCAACCTTCGCGGTTGAACTGGGCGAGCGTCTGGCCGCGCAGCACCTGCTGTACCTCGACGCCCCGATCTCCGGCGGCGCAGCCAAGGCCGCTGCTGGCCAGATGACCATGATGACTTCCGGCCCGGCCGAGTCCTACGCCAAGGCAGAAGCCATTCTCAACGGCATGGCCGGCAAGGTTTACCGCCTGGGCGACGTCCACGGTCTGGGTTCGAAAGTCAAAATCATCAATCAGTTGCTGGCGGGCGTGCACATTGCGGCCAGTGCCGAAGCCATGGCGCTTGGCCTGCGTGAAGGCGTGGATGCCGACGCGCTGTACGAGGTGATCACCAACAGTGCCGGTAACTCGTGGATGTTCGAAAACCGCGTGCCGCACATCCTCAATGCCGATTACACGCCGCTGTCGGCGGTGGACATCTTCGTCAAGGACCTCGGCCTGGTGCTGGATACCGCGCGCAGCAGCAAATTTCCGCTACCGCTGTCGGCCACTGCGCACCAGATGTTCATGCAGGCTTCCAGCGCCGGTTTTGGACGGGAAGATGACTCGGCGGTGATCAAGATTTTCCCGGGCATCGAATTGCCTAAAGCCAAACCAGAAAAAGCCTGAGGAGCGAATGATGAGCCTGAACAACGCTCGCCCGCTGCTGGGCTGCATTGCCGACGATTTCACCGGCGCGACCGATCTCGCCAACATGCTGGTACGGGGCGGTATGCGCACCGTGCAGAGCATTGGCATTCCCGACGCCGGGATGGCGGCTGATCTGGATGCCGATGCCATTGTCATCGCCCTGAAATCCCGCACCACGCCAAGCGCTGATGCAGTGGCCGAATCCCTCGCTGCGCTGGAGTGGCTGCGCGAACGCGGTTGCGAGCAGATCTTCTTCAAATACTGCTCGACCTTCGATTCGACCGCCGCTGGCAACATCGGTCAGGTCAGCGAAGCACTGCTTGAGCAACTGGGCAGCAACTTCACCCTGGCCTGCCCGGCGTTCCCGGAGAACGGCCGCACGATTTTTCGGGGTCACCTGTTCGTGCGGGACCAGTTGCTCAATGAATCGGGCATGCAGAACCACCCGCTGACGCCGATGACCGATGCCAATCTGGTCCGTGTGCTGCAAGCGCAAACCCGTGGCAAGGTCGGCCTGTTGCGCTACGACACGGTCGCCAAAGGCGTCGACAGCGTGCGCGACAAAATCGCCGAACTGCGTGCCGAAGGCGTGAGCATGGCGATTGCCGATGCGCTGTCGGATGCCGACCTTTATACACTGGGCGAAGCCTGTGCCGATTTGCCACTGTTGACCGGTGGATCGGGGCTGGCACTGGGCCTGC
It includes:
- the ltnD gene encoding L-threonate dehydrogenase; the encoded protein is MNTKNVGVIGLGAMGLGIARSLLRSGFNVHACDVRSSVTEAFAQEGGVACESPAGMAAACDVIITVVVNAEQTETVLFGENGAVAALRPGSLVIGCATVAPTFAVELGERLAAQHLLYLDAPISGGAAKAAAGQMTMMTSGPAESYAKAEAILNGMAGKVYRLGDVHGLGSKVKIINQLLAGVHIAASAEAMALGLREGVDADALYEVITNSAGNSWMFENRVPHILNADYTPLSAVDIFVKDLGLVLDTARSSKFPLPLSATAHQMFMQASSAGFGREDDSAVIKIFPGIELPKAKPEKA
- the otnK gene encoding 3-oxo-tetronate kinase; the encoded protein is MSLNNARPLLGCIADDFTGATDLANMLVRGGMRTVQSIGIPDAGMAADLDADAIVIALKSRTTPSADAVAESLAALEWLRERGCEQIFFKYCSTFDSTAAGNIGQVSEALLEQLGSNFTLACPAFPENGRTIFRGHLFVRDQLLNESGMQNHPLTPMTDANLVRVLQAQTRGKVGLLRYDTVAKGVDSVRDKIAELRAEGVSMAIADALSDADLYTLGEACADLPLLTGGSGLALGLPGNFRKAGKLRDIDAAKQIAIVGGEVVLAGSASVATNGQVAAWLEANRPALRINPLDLAAGKPVVEQALAFARDAGQTVLIYATSTPDEVKAVQQELGVERSGAVVEAALGEIAIGLLDTGVRRFVVAGGETSGAVVQTLGVQLLQIGAQIDPGVPATFSSGVQPLALALKSGNFGARDFFAKALKQLAGAA